A stretch of DNA from Acropora palmata chromosome 12, jaAcrPala1.3, whole genome shotgun sequence:
GGCTCCTGAATGGTATTAATTGCGACAAAGCCTTTTTTCTGGAATTCAGTGAACTCGCACCTTTTGTTCAGACCATATGGTTTGAGGTTGCATAATTGAGCACACCATAAGGCCTCCCTTGTAAGCAAACGatcaattcaaaattcaaaatctgCTAGAGCATGAGGCTCtttgttaaaataaatagCAACTTCACAATTACATTTCTCAGTGATCATAGCTAGAGGACGTTTGAGTTAATGTACTATAACCTGAGATCAATGTTCATTAGGAAGTTCTTCTTCTCTTGGCGGTATTTGGAAATTAATTCAGTTCTTTAGTTGGGGTTACTGTCTTTGTCGGTTTGAATAATGTGAAGTGTTTCAGTAGGCAAAAGTTGCATCGTttggaaatattgttgtagGCGCTTGCTCAAGAGATGACACACCagcttttgttgtattttcgTTTTGGGCTTTATGAGGAACACCCtagatttttttaaacttatttttcattgttatttttattgtacagAATGTATATTTAggtatatttatatatagAAAAGGTTCTGTAATAACTGCTAATTCCCTTTTTGATATGATTTCTGGGGTTGTGTACTCGAAAACTGAACACTGTTTCATTCTTGCCTGCGTGCTGTAAGTTGCAGATGTTGCACTCAATGATGCAGATAACCCATGAGGACTTAGCGTTTGCTCAAttgaatgtttaaaaaaagctTATTATTGCTACTGCCTGCAAATGTgacaattttattcatttgtttgcaCCAGCTGCACTTTGGTTTTGTGCATGCTTCGCAACCTTTTGCTACAGGAGTGTTGTCAGATGTCTTGAATTTAGTGCTGACGGCTCTATCCCGTAGCCGTTTTGGCCGTCTGTAAGCCTGTAAGTGTGGTTTGTTGAATATGCCGGCCAGTCTTTCTTTAGATTGGAGGAAGCTCCAGTTTTTGTTGCAATCTCGGCAATAAATGTGGAATACGGATAACGCAAGGACGGGTTCTCGCAGAAGTAAcgaataaaatttgaaatctaaaaaTGGGTAACAATTTCTAGTGTAATACATCGAGGAAGAATTGTTTCTTGGAACTGGATTGTGAAATTACggaattttgtttgtttttgttttgttttgtttttttacaacGGTGCAAAATGTTTAACTTAAAATGACATTGTTATAAATATGTTGCTATTTGCAGACGTGTggcaaaaaatcaacaatgATCCTGTTTGCTTTGGAGCTCGAGATGACCAATACGGTGCCTTTAAGGTGACCAAAACTGGACTTGTAAAAGCTATCAAGCTCGTTCACAGAAATGGATCCATCAAATGCCATTCCAATTACCCATCTACATTCTGGAGCTGCGGCAATATAGATGCGTATGCAAAGAACACGTTTATGACCATCATCACAAATGCCAAGAGAGAAGCTCTTTTGCCGTCGGTAGAAAATTTGTATGGAACGAGAGGATGCAAAACTGGAAATTACTTCTACATTCTTGACGAAGTTAACCAAGGATCACTAGAGCTGATTCTTGGCAATCTTTCAAGGCCATTGAATT
This window harbors:
- the LOC141861018 gene encoding uncharacterized protein LOC141861018 — translated: MKGGFSRVPLGSTDELPAKSCAEIKASEGKAMAYGKYWIYSDEDVNQAIQATCEDVWQKINNDPVCFGARDDQYGAFKVTKTGLVKAIKLVHRNGSIKCHSNYPSTFWSCGNIDAYAKNTFMTIITNAKREALLPSVENLYGTRGCKTGNYFYILDEVNQGSLELILGNLSRPLNSLKDHQLQIWYGQDWVGCSEDNNSGTTCVDIFAWYM